One stretch of Zingiber officinale cultivar Zhangliang chromosome 6B, Zo_v1.1, whole genome shotgun sequence DNA includes these proteins:
- the LOC121992186 gene encoding expansin-like A2 isoform X1: MDRSTSENKLCPFSLLFLFLISSASGCDRCVHQSKVAYYSSASAVADGACGYGSMAAGFNGGYVAAGSPRVHRGGVGCGACFQMRCKNANICSRGGVKVTLTDLNKSNSTDFVLSGPAFMAMARNGMARELNKLGILDVEYKRIPCDYENKNLSIRVEENSRRPNYLAVKFVYQGGQTDIVGVDVARVGASNWQFMKRDYGPVWSTSRAPAGPLQFRMVVTAGYDGKWVWARTAVLPSDWNAGSVYDLGVQIDDVAQEGCDPCDTRDWK; this comes from the exons ATGGACCGGAGTACGAGTGAAAACAAGTTATGTCcattctctcttctcttccttttcttgaTTTCCTCCGCTTCAGGCTGCGATAGGTGCGTGCATCAGTCCAAAGTAGCTTACTACTCCTCTGCTTCCGCCGTCGCAG ATGGAGCTTgtggatacggatccatggctgcGGGCTTCAATGGAGGCTATGTGGCGGCAGGGAGTCCCCGCGTTCACAGAGGGGGCGTGGGGTGCGGAGCTTGTTTCCAG ATGAGATGCAAGAACGCGAACATCTGTAGCAGAGGAGGAGTGAAGGTGACATTGACAGACCTCAACAAGAGCAACAGCACCGATTTCGTCCTCAGTGGCCCCGCTTTCATGGCCATGGCGAGGAATGGCATGGCGCGAGAACTCAACAAGCTCGGCATTCTCGACGTGGAATACAAGAG GATTCCTTGCGACTACGAGAACAAGAATCTATCGATCAGAGTGGAGGAGAACAGCAGGAGGCCAAACTACTTGGCCGTCAAGTTCGTGTACCAGGGAGGCCAAACTGACATAGTAGGAGTCGATGTAGCCCGG GTCGGTGCGTCGAATTGGCAGTTCATGAAGCGAGATTATGGTCCGGTGTGGAGCACGAGCCGCGCGCCGGCTGGGCCGCTGCAGTTTCGGATGGTCGTGACCGCCGGCTACGACGGCAAATGGGTTTGGGCGCGGACCGCAGTCCTGCCGAGTGACTGGAACGCCGGTTCGGTCTACGATTTGGGGGTTCAGATCGACGACGTCGCCCAGGAAGGGTGCGACCCTTGCGACACGCGAGACTGGAAATGA
- the LOC121992186 gene encoding expansin-like A3 isoform X2, which yields MDRSTSENKYRPPPRFDFDALVSIKPRFLEVPFRKILQMELVDTDPWLRASMEAMWRQGVPAFTEGAWGAELVSRLEMRCKNANICSRGGVKVTLTDLNKSNSTDFVLSGPAFMAMARNGMARELNKLGILDVEYKRIPCDYENKNLSIRVEENSRRPNYLAVKFVYQGGQTDIVGVDVARVGASNWQFMKRDYGPVWSTSRAPAGPLQFRMVVTAGYDGKWVWARTAVLPSDWNAGSVYDLGVQIDDVAQEGCDPCDTRDWK from the exons ATGGACCGGAGTACGAGTGAAAACAA GTACCGCCCGCCGCCAAGATTTGATTTTGATGCTCTAGTGTCGATCAAGCCCCGATTTTTAGAGGTTCCGTTTCGGAAAATTTTGCAGATGGAGCTTgtggatacggatccatggctgcGGGCTTCAATGGAGGCTATGTGGCGGCAGGGAGTCCCCGCGTTCACAGAGGGGGCGTGGGGTGCGGAGCTTGTTTCCAGGTTGGAG ATGAGATGCAAGAACGCGAACATCTGTAGCAGAGGAGGAGTGAAGGTGACATTGACAGACCTCAACAAGAGCAACAGCACCGATTTCGTCCTCAGTGGCCCCGCTTTCATGGCCATGGCGAGGAATGGCATGGCGCGAGAACTCAACAAGCTCGGCATTCTCGACGTGGAATACAAGAG GATTCCTTGCGACTACGAGAACAAGAATCTATCGATCAGAGTGGAGGAGAACAGCAGGAGGCCAAACTACTTGGCCGTCAAGTTCGTGTACCAGGGAGGCCAAACTGACATAGTAGGAGTCGATGTAGCCCGG GTCGGTGCGTCGAATTGGCAGTTCATGAAGCGAGATTATGGTCCGGTGTGGAGCACGAGCCGCGCGCCGGCTGGGCCGCTGCAGTTTCGGATGGTCGTGACCGCCGGCTACGACGGCAAATGGGTTTGGGCGCGGACCGCAGTCCTGCCGAGTGACTGGAACGCCGGTTCGGTCTACGATTTGGGGGTTCAGATCGACGACGTCGCCCAGGAAGGGTGCGACCCTTGCGACACGCGAGACTGGAAATGA
- the LOC121992186 gene encoding expansin-like A3 isoform X3 — MELVDTDPWLRASMEAMWRQGVPAFTEGAWGAELVSRLEMRCKNANICSRGGVKVTLTDLNKSNSTDFVLSGPAFMAMARNGMARELNKLGILDVEYKRIPCDYENKNLSIRVEENSRRPNYLAVKFVYQGGQTDIVGVDVARVGASNWQFMKRDYGPVWSTSRAPAGPLQFRMVVTAGYDGKWVWARTAVLPSDWNAGSVYDLGVQIDDVAQEGCDPCDTRDWK, encoded by the exons ATGGAGCTTgtggatacggatccatggctgcGGGCTTCAATGGAGGCTATGTGGCGGCAGGGAGTCCCCGCGTTCACAGAGGGGGCGTGGGGTGCGGAGCTTGTTTCCAGGTTGGAG ATGAGATGCAAGAACGCGAACATCTGTAGCAGAGGAGGAGTGAAGGTGACATTGACAGACCTCAACAAGAGCAACAGCACCGATTTCGTCCTCAGTGGCCCCGCTTTCATGGCCATGGCGAGGAATGGCATGGCGCGAGAACTCAACAAGCTCGGCATTCTCGACGTGGAATACAAGAG GATTCCTTGCGACTACGAGAACAAGAATCTATCGATCAGAGTGGAGGAGAACAGCAGGAGGCCAAACTACTTGGCCGTCAAGTTCGTGTACCAGGGAGGCCAAACTGACATAGTAGGAGTCGATGTAGCCCGG GTCGGTGCGTCGAATTGGCAGTTCATGAAGCGAGATTATGGTCCGGTGTGGAGCACGAGCCGCGCGCCGGCTGGGCCGCTGCAGTTTCGGATGGTCGTGACCGCCGGCTACGACGGCAAATGGGTTTGGGCGCGGACCGCAGTCCTGCCGAGTGACTGGAACGCCGGTTCGGTCTACGATTTGGGGGTTCAGATCGACGACGTCGCCCAGGAAGGGTGCGACCCTTGCGACACGCGAGACTGGAAATGA